A segment of the Amycolatopsis thermophila genome:
AACCGGAACAGGTGCCCGAGCGCGCGCGTCTGGTTCGACCGCCGGCGCCGGAACCCGGTCCGGGCGATCGCCGTGCGCAGGGCCAGCGGGTGCGCCCCGCCGAGCACGCTCACGGACGCGACCACGCGGGGGTGCAGCGCAGCCGCCGTCCACGCCAGCAGCCCGCCCCACGCGTGCCCGACCAGGTGCGCCTGCCGCTCGCCCAGGGCACGCACCAGGCCGGCGACGTCACCGGCCAGCGTCCAGGCGTCGTAACCGCGTGGCGGTTTGTCCGAATCGCCGTACCCCCGCAGGTCGGCCGCGACGACGTGGTACCCCGCGTCGGCGAGTGCGGTCAGCTGGTGCCGCCAGGTCCACCAGAACTGCCCGAAGCCGTGCAGCAACAGCACCATCGGCCCGCTCCCGGCCTCGGCGATGTGCAGCCGGATGCCGTTCGCGGACACGTCGCGATGCGCCCAGGGCCCGTCGATCCGGACGAGGGACGGGTCGGGCGTGGTCACGGTCGTGCGGTTCAGCTGTGTTCGGGGACGCTGTCCCGGCGCGGCTTCAGCGCCGCGGCGGTGTCCTTGAAGCTGGTGATCGTGCGCTCCGGTGCGCGGATCTTCTTCACCTTGCGGTAGCCGAGCAGGCCGAACAGGCCGGCGACCAGCAGCATCAGCAGGAACACGATGCCGAACGCCGCCCAGCGCTTGAGCCACTCGGACAGCAGCTCGCCGAGGAAGAAAAAGAAGAAGAACGAGCTGTAGAGCCCGATCACGCCGGCGATGATGAAGTAGACGCTGCCCTTGGCGCCCTTCTTGACCTCGCCCACGACCTCCGACTTCGCCAGCTCGACCTCGGCCCTGACCAGCGTGGACAGGTGCTGGGTCGCCTGGCTGACGAGGCTTCCGATGGACTGGCCGTTCGCCGTGGACTCGTCCTCCGCGCTCAGCGGGATGTAGGGCACGGCCCCGAGGCCTTCCCGACCGTTGCGTTCGTGCTCCTGGCTGCTCACGGGGGTCATCGTGCCAGAAGACCCCACGGGCGGCTCGGTTAGTCCTCCAGCGCGCCGTGTACCTTGTTGCGCCGCAGCAGCGCGGCGGCACCGCCGAGCGAGCACACGGTCGAGGCCAGCAGCACCGCCGCGCGGGCCAGTTCGCTCGTCTCGCCGGCCAGGCCCAGGTCGGCGATCAGCAGCGCCACCGTGAACCCCACACCCCCGAGCAGCGACAACGCCGCGATGTCCCGCCACCCGACCCCGCGCGGCTTCTCCGCCAGCCGCAGCTTCACCGCCACCAGGCACGCGGTGAAGATGCCGATCGCCTTGCCGACGACCAGCCCGAGGAACACCGCCCGCGGCACGGACTCGGTGAAGACCTTGGCGAGCGAGTCACCACCGACGGCGATCCCGGCCGCGAACAGCGCGAACACCGGCACCGCGACCGCCGCCGACCACGGTTGCAGCCGGTGCTCCAGCCGGATCGCCGGCGCCTCCTCCTCGCCCGTGTCCGGGCGCACCCGCGTGAGCAGGCCCAACGCGACGCCCGCGATGGTGGCGTGCACGCCGGCCGAGTGCACCGCGACCCACACCACCACGGCCAGCGGCACGTACAGCCAGGGCGTGCGCACGCGCCGGTGCTGGAGGAACGCGTAGAGCGCCAGCCCGGCCACCGCGACCAGCGCCGCCACCAGGTTGAACGAGCCGGTGAACAGCACCGCGATCAGGACGATCGCGCCCAGGTCGTCGACCACGGCCAGGGACAGCAGGAACACCCGCGCGCTGCTCGGCAGGTTCGACGCGGTGAGAGCGAGCACACCGAGCGCGAACGCGATGTCGGTCGCGGTCGGGACGGCCCAGGCCCGGTCCATGCCGGGCGCGCCCCCGCCGACGACGAGGGCGACGATCGCGGGCGCGATCATGCCGCCCAGGGCGGCGATGATGGGCAGGACCGCCTTCTTCGGCCGGGACAGCTCGCCGACCACCAGTTCCCGTTTCAGCTCCAGCCCGGCGACGAAGAAGAACAACGCCAGCAGCCCGTCCTTGGCCCAGTCGCCGACGGAGAGGTTCAGGTGCAGCAGGTGCGGGCCGATCTCGAAGTCGCGCA
Coding sequences within it:
- a CDS encoding alpha/beta fold hydrolase, encoding MTTPDPSLVRIDGPWAHRDVSANGIRLHIAEAGSGPMVLLLHGFGQFWWTWRHQLTALADAGYHVVAADLRGYGDSDKPPRGYDAWTLAGDVAGLVRALGERQAHLVGHAWGGLLAWTAAALHPRVVASVSVLGGAHPLALRTAIARTGFRRRRSNQTRALGHLFRFQVPMAPEKWLTENDAANVEALLRAWSGPYWAATTDFDTSAAMFREAMLIPGVAHSALEYYRWAFRAQFRGEGRRFVNAVGTRVEAPVLQIHGIADPCVLLETARASAPWRGPHSRLAELPEIGHFPQLEAPDETTKALLDFLARA
- a CDS encoding phage holin family protein, translated to MSSQEHERNGREGLGAVPYIPLSAEDESTANGQSIGSLVSQATQHLSTLVRAEVELAKSEVVGEVKKGAKGSVYFIIAGVIGLYSSFFFFFFLGELLSEWLKRWAAFGIVFLLMLLVAGLFGLLGYRKVKKIRAPERTITSFKDTAAALKPRRDSVPEHS
- the nhaA gene encoding Na+/H+ antiporter NhaA — protein: MGQPRRPAAEFVRYLRTETTGGIILLAATAVALIWANSPIGESYRVVRDFEIGPHLLHLNLSVGDWAKDGLLALFFFVAGLELKRELVVGELSRPKKAVLPIIAALGGMIAPAIVALVVGGGAPGMDRAWAVPTATDIAFALGVLALTASNLPSSARVFLLSLAVVDDLGAIVLIAVLFTGSFNLVAALVAVAGLALYAFLQHRRVRTPWLYVPLAVVVWVAVHSAGVHATIAGVALGLLTRVRPDTGEEEAPAIRLEHRLQPWSAAVAVPVFALFAAGIAVGGDSLAKVFTESVPRAVFLGLVVGKAIGIFTACLVAVKLRLAEKPRGVGWRDIAALSLLGGVGFTVALLIADLGLAGETSELARAAVLLASTVCSLGGAAALLRRNKVHGALED